AATTTTTCGGGGAGCTGCCCCGAACCCCGTTACTTTTAAGTTTAGCTTGGGGTAAATCAAAATCCTAGTTCCGCTATTCATTCTGATGTTCTCTTTTATTATTGTTCAATTTTACTTTACTTTTTAGGTTTATTTGAGTTTGTAAGAAATTTGGGTATCAGGCTTTTTATAGTTCAAGAGACAGGTAACCGGGTCCAAAGTGGGTCCGTAACTTCCGGTGACTTTTCCGACTGAACTTGGTTGGGCTATAAGCTCCTGGCTCCGGTGAGTAAAGTGGTAGTGTTCGTTTGTCGAAAAGATGTCGGAGGTGGCCGGGTTGGTGTTTGATAGTCATGGTGGAAGAATATGTTTTGGTTTATAAATTCTTCCGCCCATTTTGGTTTAGAATTAGAAATGGCAGTTGTTTATGTAAATATTCATATTTGGAACGAATTTGATCTTTTTAGTGACTAATATGTTTCAAGATGCAGTTTGTTATGTTTCTGTACAGATCTTATATATgcagggatttttttttaaaactttccAGGTGACATTTGCCATTCCAACTCATTGTTGACTTAAAGGTCAAAATGCCATGTAGGCAAGGTTGATTGCCCAGATTTGTGGAAATCTATCCAgggtgatgaaattgaaacataTTTGAAAATGGGTGATtgagttgaaagttgaaacaatcTAACATTGGATGACTGAGTTGAAATAATGGTGATCTTTCAGTGATGTAAAGTTCGATTAACTCTCTCTTTTACAAAGTTCGAAACTTGTCACTCCATATGGATGCGTTTTGCAGTGTCTTTGTATCTATGGTGACAAAAAATTCGGTTTCGGATCGAATAACAGTACGTGTTTACGAAACATTTACAAGTTTAGACCTTAACTCGGATTGGAGTTcggacatatttaattgaccaaacccgaattgattcaaatttgaacaaataaatcgaataataatctaatccagattatgattatgattaggACAATTAAGTTCGAcaatatttatgtgtttggacctggatttgattttaaaccgaataaaaatttttatttttagaccCGAATTTTAGACATGTAATTTAtgcccaaacttgatttaatccgaaTGGGATAAATTCGATCATCTTAACCGGACATAGTTTTTCCACTCCTACTTACACCTACGAAATGCACCACGCATTTAGAAATTGTAGCTGCAAGGAGCTAGTTCTGTGTCGCGATTGACTACAACACTCTCCGAAGCAGACCCATAAACCATGAAGATGTGGTGACAGAATTGAAGGGCGGTGCCATGGCATTCTTTCTGCGGGCAGGGTGTCGATGTTCCGTGTGAACGCccacaagaaagaagaagaagaagaagaaaaggctcTTCctggagagtttttttttttaaaaaaggtcgTCCTCTTGTCAAGTTCTGGGTGGTTTTTCCTGTACCCATAACAAGTTCTAACACATGAAGTTTCCATCCATAGTACAAGTCCTAAGACGGTAAAACAGAGCTCTGAATGTGAAATATAACAAAGAGAAATAATAGATAGCCATATAAAAATTCCCTTCTATATACTGAGATGAGTGtgccgagaaaaaaaaaaagaaaataaaagagtgACCACCAAATGAATCCCTCAAAGGACAAATATCAACAATTTTCAGGTAGTATTGGTAACACTGCTCTACTTAATTCTTAATTTATATACAGTACTTACAAACCAGGATGATACCCAAGATTCACATCTGTTTCTACTATCCTCCTCATTCTCCACTCATGGCAGAATTCCAGGGTCAGTCGGAGGGCAGTTCCGAGTCCAAGTACCACAATCACCCCTGCATCATTGTTTTCAAGTTTGAACATCATTTCATACTCTTATTATTGGATGACCGGCAGTTGGAGAATTGTAAGGGTATATAAAGTTGAGAGAGAGTATCCGTACCGATTATAATATTCACAGGCAGTGCAGACACACCAAGGGTGACGGATATCAAAACGTCCAAAAGGAGACCGCCAATAAGTATCGAGAAAGCAACCCAAAGAGGACTATAACAGCCCTGTTACAGAGATGAGAAATCATAGCAATGGATATTTTTTGAATAGAGAAATCACAGCAAACGAAAATGAATTTGCAATATGCACAAACTAGTAAACAAGGCATAGCGACTTTACCCGTTCACGATCTGGTGATCTGAAGTTTGTATCAATCCTCCATACCCAGTAATTTGACTGTTCCACGAAACACATGATGTAAGAAATTTCAGGTATGTGTTCATATACTACTAACATACATTTAGGTTCAATTAAAAAGATTCTCAGCGGTCTGCACCATTTCGAGTTTCTACTTTCAACAAATGCATTGCTGTAAATAGTGATACTTcattttatcaaaattaatatGAATAATGACAAAATATCAAGCACCTTGCGAATGCTTTTTCCAATCTACTGCATTTCCCTCTTCAAAGAATGAACAAATGAAATCAGAACAGAGAAAATGGTTCAACTAATCACTGTTAACTAGGACAAAGATTTCCAAATTCCAGAAAATCTATGAACAATTTTAGTTTCAAGCATAATGGGAAAGACTGTAAAAGATTTTGAGTCCGACAAGATCACTGTTACATGCTCTGTCATAAAATATACACTAGTATGAGATATGGAAACACTATTTTCAGTAAATCtcacatatatattatcagCAGCTATAAGATCAATATTGAATGCATACAGCAAATTTTGACGAAAAATTGAAGTTATGCCCTTGAACGTTCATATGAAATTGCAGAATTCAGAGCAAGAGTACATACACCTAGCTGGGCCTCTGGAGGTGGCACATTCACCGTCACATTTCTGCAAAGAAGGGGCAACCTAAATTTAGATTTTTTGAGAACTGAATTAACTTTAAATCATCAATGAGTTTCTGAAAGACTTACTGGCATATCTCACATTTGTTTGATCCTTTTGTACGGAACCAGGTATCTATGCATGATCGGTGCGCTTTCGCAAGACCACCTCGACATTTGCATCCGAGATCTATTAAAACTTCGTCCTTCTCCTGCTGACAAACTCTGGAAGAATATTTGCCATTCTCCATATAAGATtatgaatttcttaaaaaacAACGATGGACTGGGACTTCATCTGTCTTTTAAAAACGGAAGTCAACTAAATGAAAACAATGGTCAAATGTCTTCTTCTTATTAGATGGTGGAGCTGACATCACAAGTCAATTATTTGACAACTGATCACTTTTACAGCAACCAAAAGAAGCCATTCTGTGGGAGCAACACTCTGAAAAGAGGCAGTAGCATCTTGTAATGCCGCCAAACCATCGAATACCTCCAAAGTAACACTCCATCATTATATTAGGCGCTCAAAATCTAAGGTAACTGTATGCACTCAGAGTTTAACAGGTCAAGAAAAATACAACCACATTTTAACAATCATTTTAGTGTAGGAGGTTGAGATAACTGCATATGTTGGAAGTTTATTGCATTCAGCATCAATTACCCCGACCATCTGAAACTAAAGCACATATAGGAAAGCAATCATTGTgtatatgaaataaaataagcaTACCTGCATTGCTCGTGAGAGCTTGAATTTCTCGATAAATAACCCTTCTTGGGAGAAGCCACACAAGGCAATTGCTCCCCACCGGACTCCACAGTCTTCATAGGCTTCTCCAATAATTCGTGAGTAGTTCGAGATTCCCCATCAGAAATCACAATGGTGACTAACCCCGGATTGTGCTCATTGATTGAATCCTCCAAGGAGACACAATTAACATCCTCTACGGGCAACACAGTGGTATGCTCCTGCTTCTCAAGGTCAATGTCCTGATCTGGTCCTGGTAGGGAAACACCACCACAGTCCACGGCTGCAGCATCAATGCCATCTTTCCGCATCTGATTATAATTTCACAGTGCTTTAATATCagtctcttaaaagtcaaaaccctagaaatatAAAACAACTCCTCTAAAAGCATAAAGTACTGAACTTTATCTATGAACTCCTTACCCTAATGAGCTATGAATCAAAATGACACTacaaatttataataataaaaaaaaaccccaataaGAGTCTCGATCCAGTGAAATCAAATTTCATAGTCTAACAAATGAGCAACGAACCAACACCTTCCTGTGCACAAACCGTGAAGAACCCTAAAAAACTTGTGAATGAAAGAAAACTGTAAGAATGTACCTGAAATCGCTCCCTTCgatgaagaaaaggaaacaaattcGAAAAATCCAAACAGTTTTCTCTGAAGTCTATGAATGAAGGAAAGCACGACGACGGCTGGGGAAGAACAGAAGAAtttggatttattttattttattttattctattaTGATTAAATTAATAGttgtaataataattaaaattattttctagaTATAAATCCACAACTGAACAAACAATTAGTCTTTGGTGTCTTGTGAAGTGTCATTCTCCAAAGTCAAAAGTAAGGCCtaacattaataaataattatttaattttggtGAATAAAAAAAGTGATTTTATTTTGGTTAATTTAGGGTCATTGGTTGTGTCCACAAAAATAGTGACAACATATCATTGTTTCTTTTATAGTGGACAATTATAAAtatctattatttttattgtttagtGGATGTTGGATTCACAACTCAAAAACATTCAAGATATTTTTCGTCTTGGGTCGTGGGTCCGCATGTATTTATTCTTCATGACTATCATTATCGATATTTAAGCCAGAAAAACGTATATACAATGTGAAAGGAAGTAGgttttgtttataaaccactcgaTTGTATTATATCACATATtgatgttagatttttaagtcTTGACACCCCACACTTGTGGGTTGGGTTGAGTTATGTTAGACCTAATAAGTGGATAGGTAGAGACTCGTCCAATTGGATGGAGACATTGATCCGatatcatgttgaaatttccaTCCCAAACACATTGGAAATGTTGCCCCGCTTTAGGCCACAAACTCACATGAATTTGTTCTTATGAGCATCGCCATTGGTACTTAGACCTAGAAAACACGTCTATAATGTGAGAGGAGTTaaactttgcttataaatcacTCGACTAGATCATGTCAAagaccgatgtgagatttttattcTTTCACAAAAGACCATATCAATTGTGTTTTTCAAttgcaaaatcaaacaaatcCCAGTTTGAGCACTTATTAGGCAATAATGCATGTACAACAGCACAAGGACTTAGAAGGTGAAACCATTGATGTAAAAAGGGAGAAGCTCAGAAAGAGGAAGATTGGATTAGAAGATGAACCAATTATCAAGCAATCCCTTCACCTTTCAAAAAAATGGTTTAAATCCTTGCATTGCCATGGAAGTCATTCCTTTTGCCTTTAATTTATTCCAAACCCCACCTTTTCTCCCCCCTTAAAATGCAAATCTAACCCCCCCAAAACTCCAAACCATTCTTTCCTTCCATTGCAGAAGCTCATCTTCACACACACCCACAAAAACAATGGCTCAAACCACACAATCCAACACCGAAAAGCCTAAAAACGTCGGTCACGGAGTCAAGGACATGGTCTCTGCATTAACTGACCACATTTCTGGTCTTCACAAGCCTGGTTCAAGCCACCAGCATCATGAGGATGAAGATGGGCATGGAGTGAGAATCATCACACTTGCTGGAACAAACGCTGGTGCAACAATGAGAAGTGAACTGCAGGACGACAAGGACTTGTCGATTGGCGATCAGCCTGAACCGATGAATACTTATGTGAACAGCAACTTTCAAGCTGTGAACAATTCAATTATGATGGAGAGCAGCTATAGCACCAATGATCCAGGTGTTCATATGGAAGTCTCGGATATCTTCGAGCAGAAGCACGGTGGCGGAAAGATGGAGAAACatgggaagaaggagaaagaggcCTTCAAAAGGGATCAGCAGACTGACCATTCTGATTGAGTTATTGTTGCTTTACTAGGGTG
This DNA window, taken from Tripterygium wilfordii isolate XIE 37 chromosome 20, ASM1340144v1, whole genome shotgun sequence, encodes the following:
- the LOC119987515 gene encoding uncharacterized protein LOC119987515, translating into MAQTTQSNTEKPKNVGHGVKDMVSALTDHISGLHKPGSSHQHHEDEDGHGVRIITLAGTNAGATMRSELQDDKDLSIGDQPEPMNTYVNSNFQAVNNSIMMESSYSTNDPGVHMEVSDIFEQKHGGGKMEKHGKKEKEAFKRDQQTDHSD
- the LOC119986622 gene encoding uncharacterized protein LOC119986622; amino-acid sequence: MRKDGIDAAAVDCGGVSLPGPDQDIDLEKQEHTTVLPVEDVNCVSLEDSINEHNPGLVTIVISDGESRTTHELLEKPMKTVESGGEQLPCVASPKKGYLSRNSSSHEQCRVCQQEKDEVLIDLGCKCRGGLAKAHRSCIDTWFRTKGSNKCEICQNVTVNVPPPEAQLGSNYWVWRIDTNFRSPDRERGCYSPLWVAFSILIGGLLLDVLISVTLGVSALPVNIIIGVIVVLGLGTALRLTLEFCHEWRMRRIVETDVNLGYHPGL